A segment of the Leptolyngbya sp. NIES-3755 genome:
GGAATCCAAGTAGAGAATTCGATCGAGATCTTTTGGTAGAACTTCGGCAGCCATCAAGCGGAAATAAGCCGCGATCGAGAAATGAGCCGACAGTTTAAAACTGCTAAATTGCTTGCCATCAATCTCATAAATACAAAATTCAACCGCATGATTCTTCTTCAGCAAATCGAGTTTGGGTTGTAGCGATTGACTCGCTCGATCGGTAATGATGTGAACTTTAGAAACTTGCCCCGGATTGTTGATCAACAGTGAGGTTACTGCCACACCAAAATGCTGTTCATAGCGGGTATCAAAGCAAAATAAGACTTCCATGAGAAACTCTTGAGAAATTTGCTCCTAGTGTGCCCAAGCGCGATCGAGCCTTATTTGCGCTTTTTCTTCTTTTTCTTCGGATCTTCAACGGGGAGCGGCTCTAATCGATCGAGTTCCGGTAACCTCAACGCTACTCCAGCAAAAAACCAGTAATACACCGCAACTGGGTCAACATCCAACGGATAGTAGTAAGTGTTGTAGCTAATGCACAGAACAAACGTCCAGAAAACGGCTCCATAGCCTCGGATGTTCTTATCTTTGATGCCTCGAAACGCTCTAAAACAAGCGACCGTTAAACTCGTAACCAAGACAAGAAACAGAATCGTCCCAATCGGTCCAATTTCATACATGACCTTGGGATAGTAGGTCTCAATCAGTCTCGTATCCCCCAATGCCCGTGCAGAGTTCGTCGCTCGTCCTAATCCTTTTCCTAATAGACTCGCGCTAGATGCCACCATTTCAAACTGTTCGTGGATAAACGCATCGGGGGGTGAAGCATTCCAACGACCGATCGCACTATCGAGTCGTTCTTGAACCACGGCTGGATTTGATGCCATCGCAACCACGATCGCGCCCGCTAACCCAACCCCGATCGGAATAAATCGCTTCAAATTTGCGATCTGCCCAGTCGTGAATAACTGAATCGCGATCATGGTGGGAACGAGCATCAAGGCAATCCGCTGTCCACAAATCACCGCCATGATAATCGTCATCACCATGCCAATGCCGCCGATGATTTTCCAGATCAAATTTCGATCGAAGAACGTTACCGCAAATGTCGTAAATGCGCTGGTAATCAAGTACCATCCCCACTGCCACGGAGCCACAAACGTTCCGGGTAGTCGAATTACGCCTTGTTCTGGAGTGTAGAGGAGTGCTCCACCCACAAAGCACCGCGCATCTAGGGAAGCTCTGAATAATTCCGCGCCTTCGCCAACCGTTCCTTTACACCGCCCTGTTTTCAGCATCATGTACTGCACAAACGCCAATCCACAGCAGATGATCACGACCACAACGGTAATTCGCATCAAATTGTAGACATCCTGCTTTCGCTTCATTAAATAGTAGGCGCAGGGAATCAGCGG
Coding sequences within it:
- a CDS encoding hypothetical protein (hypothetical protein FJSC11DRAFT_2974;~similar to AA sequence:cyanobase_aa:LBDG_04020), producing the protein MAKKRKGKSSIETDSTLSLKERLAEKRKSIQARKAAISFISMATLISIVVGMALFAIGGIKGGGGGFVGVLTLMLSFKFPWYALHAFLIYMPFGGTITYATVGNNPLMQLAKDGMYVPALIAIYQYCKQHKFSMMIPKSSKTPLLLLLAYCVLVLLFVNGAQQFTGSPSEKPFFMGILGLKVLLGYAPLIPCAYYLMKRKQDVYNLMRITVVVVIICCGLAFVQYMMLKTGRCKGTVGEGAELFRASLDARCFVGGALLYTPEQGVIRLPGTFVAPWQWGWYLITSAFTTFAVTFFDRNLIWKIIGGIGMVMTIIMAVICGQRIALMLVPTMIAIQLFTTGQIANLKRFIPIGVGLAGAIVVAMASNPAVVQERLDSAIGRWNASPPDAFIHEQFEMVASSASLLGKGLGRATNSARALGDTRLIETYYPKVMYEIGPIGTILFLVLVTSLTVACFRAFRGIKDKNIRGYGAVFWTFVLCISYNTYYYPLDVDPVAVYYWFFAGVALRLPELDRLEPLPVEDPKKKKKKRK